One segment of Nostoc piscinale CENA21 DNA contains the following:
- a CDS encoding pPIWI_RE module domain-containing protein — protein MMNNFDNEIEFEEDFLAEEEDEEIEGDFVSDTLYIQPGASKSIAKFPLAFTVPDKLTPIIVEGCTITWTKPALQCFGEIQQGAKVKNIPYGSLRNFLQVVLKDAARIEPEIGLSKYAFNSAKGDKLPEPFVYFNGGNEEEINRMLRPIINDWLTTYLKSFAEKENISIKIIERLEDLQEKGELIKVSPFKSQVLPWDWNKETNTTKPKDKYAYRMLADYVAREISGKFIFPGLRPMKRVIFSNGTFTSGIAELITDPISLDGTKGKFSFVVRLEVITYPSLHQPLLKVDVSKRRWLTQLKAPEYDRRNISGFIFSQEHSDRAFSYQVKAERDKNSKNAKTNKEEKVKWVWRTDKDFEILRRKLNLGSSSDGQEIAFGLASTDNCEVLLTYRNGLQDNSEDDEETSVRYGIETGVPEIDKLDAFEAIAKILQPLGIEILKDYKKVPSTHKLDDTASRMINLPTLLGGVLEALETNTNLEFTPKYLDQLNDKQIDDLLSKHFGIRLEGIHWGIKALQFKGRTKNQTDELQGIIQANQAAMQRLYPNERPLLFIFYEAHLQPEAKLLQKITKLLWGDTLDIKN, from the coding sequence ATGATGAATAACTTTGATAATGAAATTGAATTTGAAGAAGATTTCTTGGCAGAAGAGGAAGATGAAGAAATTGAAGGTGATTTTGTCTCAGATACATTGTATATCCAGCCAGGGGCAAGCAAATCAATTGCAAAATTTCCTTTAGCTTTCACAGTACCAGATAAACTAACCCCAATTATAGTAGAGGGTTGTACTATTACTTGGACAAAACCAGCGTTGCAATGTTTTGGCGAGATTCAACAAGGAGCTAAGGTCAAAAATATTCCTTATGGCTCATTGCGAAATTTTCTACAAGTAGTCTTAAAAGATGCAGCAAGAATTGAGCCAGAAATAGGTCTTAGCAAATATGCTTTTAATTCTGCTAAAGGCGATAAGTTACCAGAACCTTTTGTTTACTTTAATGGTGGCAATGAAGAAGAAATCAATAGAATGCTTCGCCCAATTATTAATGATTGGTTGACAACCTATCTTAAATCATTTGCTGAGAAGGAGAATATATCAATAAAGATTATTGAACGCTTGGAAGATTTGCAAGAAAAAGGAGAGTTGATCAAAGTTTCTCCATTCAAATCTCAAGTATTACCTTGGGATTGGAATAAAGAGACGAATACAACTAAACCTAAAGATAAATATGCGTATCGAATGCTTGCAGATTATGTAGCTCGTGAAATTTCTGGGAAATTTATTTTTCCTGGTTTAAGGCCGATGAAACGTGTTATTTTTAGCAATGGTACATTTACTTCTGGTATTGCAGAACTGATTACAGATCCGATTTCGTTAGATGGCACAAAAGGAAAATTCAGTTTTGTAGTGAGATTGGAAGTCATTACTTATCCATCTTTACATCAACCTTTATTAAAAGTTGATGTTTCTAAACGTCGCTGGTTAACACAGTTAAAAGCTCCTGAATATGACCGTAGAAATATTAGCGGCTTTATATTTTCTCAAGAGCATAGTGATCGCGCCTTTAGCTATCAAGTCAAAGCCGAACGAGACAAAAACAGTAAGAATGCTAAAACTAACAAAGAAGAGAAGGTAAAATGGGTTTGGAGAACAGATAAGGATTTTGAAATCCTGCGGAGAAAATTAAATCTAGGGTCATCTAGTGATGGACAAGAAATCGCTTTTGGTTTAGCTTCTACTGATAATTGTGAGGTACTTCTAACTTACCGTAATGGACTTCAAGATAATTCAGAAGACGACGAAGAAACTTCAGTAAGATACGGTATTGAAACAGGTGTACCGGAGATTGATAAATTAGATGCGTTTGAAGCGATAGCTAAAATTCTTCAACCATTAGGAATCGAAATATTGAAGGATTACAAAAAAGTACCATCTACCCACAAACTAGATGATACAGCATCACGCATGATTAATCTTCCTACACTGCTGGGCGGTGTTTTGGAAGCTCTGGAAACAAATACAAACTTGGAATTTACTCCGAAATATCTCGATCAACTCAATGATAAACAAATTGATGATTTGCTAAGTAAACACTTTGGCATTCGTTTAGAAGGTATTCATTGGGGAATAAAAGCTCTTCAATTCAAAGGACGCACAAAGAATCAGACGGATGAACTTCAAGGAATTATTCAGGCAAACCAAGCAGCAATGCAGCGATTGTATCCCAATGAACGACCTTTATTATTTATCTTTTATGAAGCTCATTTACAACCAGAAGCGAAACTGTTGCAAAAAATTACTAAACTTTTATGGGGAGATACACTTGACATAAAAAATTAG
- a CDS encoding ATP-binding protein produces MRTKPDFWKGAERICWLCVFMEEFIGTNSLEYAPVVMSGMASILNAPAFAQARQAIFNMRQMSLAYVTHQSVKHAIALYNNYHYSNNTQGTYEIDIETLQFKRTDALEDSLITKARQILSTSLPYDTYGFTVADPRQPMAVALGEDSTSVKLDIPRISAPIAARRTHSLNRQPRGKICIPLKELRDLAREMDKREQQDPERRLGNWADRFERFDLMVSEAGKGLRKEDDVLELEDIKHLIGLPGSGKTTLLVLIAVWLGLHDYKAMFVFPSIEVARQYMADLAFHQVKVGMLVGQGDETRRRHADNIAEAIATTGNNGGFAYSLEQAEVFGLNCVLPAFSTADMSLWGFGYAPCNEILQGGGKQGKMKKCLCPLWTMCGRNKAQRDLLDANIWVGHVRSLDTQISPHATYEQLRYFELIARTFDLVVFDEGDMVQKVLDDYGAATLSISGSEHSIHRVILEQIHNRFARGENYRLFDRDIELYSRDLAEFGNHNTSLITTIHNMSASRVKERYENQLLTVLRIVSELLNIFKKSTKPDEIDEQEVKTEVTRSRALAEFWEKAAYNAFYDRTGVNNPQDFKADFWPHYIGINRETLEQEWNTLIQHFRRYLAENLIKHRDAIVQEIIALFFKLCFPKHQLTIEAEDLIKLLITVTFVILGYQRIVPGTRTMVAEGFIREPIVESTASPELRKFIPESILGSFSGVQYSFFKAQTTRTAARNMELSYITFVGAPRMLMHRFHRLLEADNGQASPAILITSATSFLQASPAYHINAGPHYLLKARQPKNHTSAKSIYRFKWFPDSQQGDQPLLYSGAGDPNLQKRNLQLMVDALVKGGTTKSEIYKAMNKFDVKSDIRRKAALVVNSYDQARDIKKYINNYYPDIGRYTKAVVNSLKEGEQPKDFVTSAQCEALGDDENCDILIFPLLAIGRGVNIVFTKGERKLDAAIGSIYFLTRPHPTKDDMQLLYSLTGRATQEFDSRVFSETEDLNAIATAWRQSRKDLWLTANRLLREPLMASRLGTELFKSFTANQMVAILQTIGRGMRNGCPVSVYFVDAAWAKKSTEGKPDSGRDSMLVQMRIILEECVNHKDPVIREIYQELYGAFLKPLQHIQGVTYPDELHSLEESADEEAGFDDFSTILEM; encoded by the coding sequence ATGCGAACCAAACCTGATTTTTGGAAAGGTGCAGAGCGAATTTGTTGGCTTTGCGTCTTTATGGAAGAATTTATCGGCACTAATTCACTGGAGTATGCACCAGTAGTTATGTCAGGTATGGCCAGCATTTTAAATGCACCTGCCTTTGCACAAGCTCGTCAAGCTATTTTCAATATGCGTCAGATGTCACTGGCTTATGTAACACACCAGTCAGTGAAGCACGCGATCGCTCTTTACAACAATTATCATTACTCCAACAATACTCAAGGGACGTATGAAATTGATATTGAAACACTTCAGTTTAAAAGGACTGACGCTTTAGAAGATTCGTTAATTACAAAGGCGCGGCAAATTCTCAGTACCTCTTTACCCTACGATACCTATGGTTTTACAGTTGCCGATCCTCGTCAGCCAATGGCTGTGGCGTTAGGTGAAGACTCAACCTCCGTAAAGTTAGACATTCCTCGTATCTCTGCGCCGATTGCTGCACGTCGTACACATTCCCTCAACCGCCAACCACGAGGAAAGATTTGCATTCCCCTAAAAGAATTGCGTGATTTGGCTCGTGAAATGGACAAGCGTGAACAGCAAGACCCTGAGCGACGATTAGGTAATTGGGCTGATCGCTTTGAACGCTTTGACTTGATGGTGTCGGAGGCTGGAAAAGGACTGCGGAAAGAAGATGATGTGTTGGAATTGGAGGATATCAAACACTTAATTGGTTTGCCAGGGTCGGGTAAAACAACATTGCTGGTGTTGATAGCTGTCTGGTTGGGGCTACATGACTATAAAGCCATGTTTGTTTTTCCCTCGATTGAAGTTGCTAGACAGTACATGGCCGATTTGGCATTTCATCAAGTTAAGGTGGGAATGCTTGTCGGTCAAGGTGATGAAACTCGTCGTCGCCACGCAGATAATATTGCAGAAGCGATCGCCACTACAGGAAACAATGGTGGTTTTGCTTACAGCTTAGAACAGGCAGAAGTTTTTGGACTTAACTGCGTTCTACCAGCATTTTCTACTGCGGATATGTCTTTGTGGGGCTTTGGTTACGCACCTTGTAATGAGATATTGCAAGGAGGAGGGAAACAGGGAAAGATGAAAAAATGCCTGTGTCCCCTCTGGACAATGTGCGGTCGTAATAAAGCACAGCGAGATTTATTAGATGCAAATATTTGGGTTGGTCATGTGCGATCGCTCGATACTCAAATATCACCCCATGCGACTTATGAACAATTACGATATTTTGAATTAATTGCCCGAACCTTTGACCTAGTTGTTTTCGATGAAGGCGACATGGTGCAGAAAGTCTTAGATGATTATGGCGCGGCAACTTTAAGTATTTCTGGCTCAGAACACTCAATTCATAGAGTCATTCTCGAACAAATTCATAATCGCTTTGCTCGTGGTGAAAACTATCGACTATTTGATCGGGATATAGAACTTTACAGTCGTGACTTAGCGGAATTTGGTAATCATAATACCTCTTTGATTACCACCATCCATAATATGTCAGCGTCGCGGGTAAAAGAACGCTACGAAAATCAATTGTTGACTGTATTACGAATTGTTAGCGAACTCTTGAATATTTTTAAAAAATCTACTAAGCCAGATGAAATTGATGAACAAGAGGTAAAAACAGAAGTTACCAGAAGTAGAGCGTTAGCTGAATTTTGGGAAAAAGCAGCGTATAACGCCTTTTATGACCGCACAGGAGTTAATAATCCGCAAGATTTTAAAGCAGATTTTTGGCCTCATTATATAGGGATAAATAGAGAAACCTTAGAGCAGGAATGGAATACTCTTATTCAGCATTTTCGCCGCTACTTAGCTGAAAATCTGATTAAACATCGTGATGCGATCGTCCAAGAAATTATCGCATTATTTTTCAAACTCTGTTTTCCCAAGCATCAATTAACTATCGAAGCTGAGGATTTAATTAAATTATTGATAACTGTTACATTCGTAATTTTAGGTTATCAGCGAATTGTACCAGGGACAAGAACAATGGTTGCAGAAGGCTTCATTCGTGAACCCATTGTAGAATCCACTGCATCACCAGAACTAAGAAAATTTATTCCAGAAAGCATTTTAGGTTCATTTTCTGGTGTGCAATACAGTTTTTTCAAAGCACAAACAACGCGCACTGCTGCGAGAAATATGGAATTATCATACATTACATTTGTAGGTGCGCCTCGGATGTTAATGCACCGCTTTCATCGATTGTTAGAAGCGGATAATGGACAAGCAAGCCCAGCTATTTTAATTACCTCAGCTACATCATTTTTACAAGCCAGTCCAGCCTATCATATTAACGCCGGGCCACATTATTTACTCAAAGCACGTCAGCCAAAAAATCATACATCAGCAAAAAGCATTTATCGTTTCAAATGGTTTCCAGATAGCCAACAGGGCGATCAACCTCTACTATACAGTGGCGCAGGCGATCCCAACCTGCAAAAACGTAATCTTCAGCTAATGGTAGATGCTCTTGTTAAAGGAGGAACTACTAAATCTGAAATTTATAAAGCTATGAATAAATTTGATGTCAAGTCTGATATTCGTCGCAAAGCCGCTTTAGTTGTTAACAGTTATGACCAAGCTCGTGATATTAAGAAATACATCAATAACTATTATCCTGATATTGGTAGGTATACAAAAGCAGTTGTTAACTCTTTGAAAGAAGGAGAACAACCAAAGGATTTTGTCACTTCTGCGCAATGTGAAGCATTAGGAGATGATGAGAACTGTGATATTTTAATCTTTCCCCTGCTGGCAATTGGTAGAGGTGTCAATATTGTATTTACCAAAGGGGAAAGAAAACTAGATGCAGCAATTGGCTCAATTTATTTCCTCACTCGTCCTCACCCTACTAAAGATGATATGCAGCTTTTGTATAGCTTGACAGGACGAGCAACACAAGAATTTGATAGTCGAGTTTTTAGTGAAACAGAAGATTTGAATGCCATAGCAACAGCTTGGCGACAATCAAGAAAAGACCTGTGGTTAACTGCCAATAGATTGTTGCGTGAACCCTTAATGGCAAGCCGTTTGGGGACTGAACTATTCAAATCATTTACGGCTAATCAAATGGTAGCTATTCTGCAAACAATTGGTCGAGGAATGCGGAATGGATGCCCAGTTTCAGTTTATTTTGTTGATGCAGCTTGGGCTAAAAAATCAACAGAAGGTAAACCCGATTCTGGACGAGATAGTATGCTGGTTCAGATGCGAATCATTTTAGAAGAATGTGTAAACCATAAAGACCCCGTAATTCGAGAAATTTATCAAGAACTGTATGGCGCATTCCTAAAACCTTTACAGCACATTCAAGGAGTAACTTATCCTGATGAATTACATTCCTTAGAAGAATCTGCGGATGAAGAAGCAGGTTTTGACGATTTTTCAACAATACTGGAGATGTAA
- the topA gene encoding type I DNA topoisomerase, translating into MPKRLLVVESPGKVKKLSQILGSDWIVRASCGHIRELSNTGEDSLGFVIDDGSVKCNYVPRDQRSKETIQQLKAVSKQVDEVVLATDPDREGETIAWHLKEVLGLREPKRVIYSEITASAVRSAIANPRKLDSNLVGAGLCRDCLDKLVGYKGSPLVWALNNGAKSVGRVQSATLHLICQREREIVTFVPQDYWSVWVDYAEGFRAFYKGTANSPTDAPEPETETHDDAASNNTQAPESKRVLSEAEAIRLVEEARQHPHQVVHVEGKTVYRQPPPPFTTSTLQQAAGSKLKLAPDKTMVLAQKLYEAGLITYMRTDSVILSPEFCAAARKWLEEHDPQNVPQQVAKHRSAKTAQEAHEAIRPTDVFRPSVQLRQELPPEEFDLYVMIWKRAIASQCRAAQLGKTQIITQSNSLLWQARGQVVEFYGYARYWNNLSKDSVLPVVQQGQGLTLENANFEKKQTQPPPRYSEPKLVQLMERKGIGRPSTYAPTVATLKKRGYVQLTKGNLQPTTLGLEVDDFLQKALPDLLEAEFTAKMESALDAIAEGKQGWQQYLTTWNKNYFVPALAKAKTVFISPSTTKSSVAERKYDTSKTRCPECNNFLAKIPSSKVKKKYFLKCTSGCANIVLFWSDFSKSWQPPRTQETKSENHSPTPAKLSSYPCPVCKKPLEEYNYTKDGQNKTMLRCSAASRQDKKHKDVAFFSTAKGWWSPKFGELNPDGK; encoded by the coding sequence ATGCCGAAACGCCTTCTAGTTGTTGAATCTCCTGGGAAAGTCAAAAAGCTCAGTCAAATTCTGGGTTCTGATTGGATTGTGCGAGCTAGTTGTGGACACATCCGCGAACTGAGTAATACGGGGGAAGATTCTTTAGGTTTCGTCATTGATGATGGTAGCGTTAAGTGCAACTATGTACCCCGTGACCAACGGTCTAAAGAAACTATCCAGCAGCTAAAGGCAGTTAGCAAGCAGGTTGATGAAGTTGTTCTCGCCACAGATCCAGATAGGGAAGGTGAAACAATTGCTTGGCATTTAAAAGAAGTGTTGGGACTGCGAGAACCGAAACGAGTTATTTATAGTGAAATTACTGCATCGGCGGTGCGAAGTGCGATCGCAAATCCTCGCAAACTAGATTCTAACTTGGTCGGTGCTGGACTTTGCCGTGACTGTCTCGATAAGCTGGTTGGTTATAAAGGTAGCCCCTTGGTTTGGGCGTTAAACAATGGTGCGAAGAGTGTCGGCCGAGTTCAAAGTGCGACTTTGCACTTAATATGTCAGCGAGAACGGGAGATTGTCACCTTTGTACCCCAAGACTATTGGAGTGTGTGGGTAGACTACGCTGAAGGGTTCCGAGCTTTTTATAAAGGTACAGCTAATTCTCCCACAGATGCACCGGAACCAGAAACGGAAACCCACGACGATGCAGCAAGTAATAACACCCAAGCACCAGAGTCTAAGCGGGTGCTTTCGGAAGCCGAAGCTATACGCTTAGTTGAAGAAGCTCGTCAGCATCCGCATCAAGTTGTTCATGTTGAAGGTAAAACTGTTTATCGTCAACCACCGCCACCCTTTACTACTTCCACTCTGCAACAAGCAGCTGGTTCTAAGCTGAAATTAGCTCCCGACAAAACGATGGTTTTAGCCCAAAAGCTGTATGAGGCTGGGTTAATTACATATATGCGGACAGATTCAGTCATCTTAAGTCCTGAGTTCTGTGCTGCGGCTCGTAAGTGGTTGGAAGAACATGATCCGCAGAATGTACCACAGCAAGTTGCCAAGCATCGTAGCGCCAAAACAGCCCAGGAAGCCCATGAAGCGATTCGCCCAACTGACGTTTTTCGTCCATCAGTCCAGCTACGTCAAGAATTACCGCCTGAAGAATTTGACTTGTATGTGATGATTTGGAAAAGAGCTATCGCCTCTCAATGTCGGGCGGCTCAACTGGGCAAAACTCAGATTATCACGCAGTCTAATTCACTGTTATGGCAAGCTAGAGGGCAAGTAGTCGAATTTTACGGTTACGCTCGCTATTGGAATAACCTCAGCAAAGATTCTGTGTTACCTGTTGTCCAGCAGGGACAAGGATTAACCCTAGAAAATGCCAATTTCGAGAAAAAACAAACTCAGCCGCCACCACGTTACAGCGAACCGAAATTAGTACAACTGATGGAGCGTAAAGGCATTGGTCGTCCTAGTACTTATGCTCCCACGGTTGCGACCTTAAAGAAGCGGGGTTATGTGCAGTTAACTAAGGGTAATCTGCAACCGACAACGCTGGGGTTAGAAGTGGATGATTTTTTACAGAAAGCTTTGCCAGATTTACTAGAAGCAGAGTTCACCGCCAAAATGGAAAGCGCCCTCGATGCGATCGCAGAAGGTAAACAAGGCTGGCAGCAATACTTAACAACGTGGAATAAAAATTACTTTGTTCCAGCTTTAGCCAAAGCCAAAACTGTTTTTATTAGTCCTTCAACTACAAAATCTTCCGTAGCTGAACGCAAATATGATACTTCTAAAACTCGCTGTCCTGAATGTAATAATTTTCTCGCTAAAATTCCCAGTAGCAAAGTCAAGAAAAAATATTTCCTCAAATGCACAAGCGGTTGTGCAAACATAGTCCTATTTTGGAGTGACTTCAGCAAGTCTTGGCAACCACCACGCACCCAAGAAACCAAGTCAGAAAATCACTCCCCAACTCCTGCTAAATTAAGCTCATATCCTTGTCCAGTTTGCAAGAAACCACTAGAAGAGTATAACTACACCAAAGACGGACAGAACAAAACTATGCTGCGTTGTTCTGCGGCATCTCGTCAAGATAAAAAGCATAAAGATGTGGCTTTTTTTAGTACCGCCAAAGGTTGGTGGAGTCCGAAGTTTGGCGAGTTGAATCCAGATGGTAAATAA
- a CDS encoding cytochrome-c peroxidase, translating into MVHSSGTLAILLMMFVMLFWIFLAFKSRKLSRYSRPLTIFLIVSLAIASGGVVSAQLTQNPAPLNAITSLPPATVGDPTPANPPLLTAVAEPSNLGDFVRDNTALLQLGKALFWDMQLGSDGIQSCASCHFHAGADNRSKNQISPGLLASLKDITFQVGGSPNYQLTAADFPFHKLADPNDRTSTVLSDVNDVASSQGVFNSVLVATIPGQAVDNVISTPDPDGFQINGINVRRVEPRNAPTVVNAIFNKLQFWDGRAKETFNGVNGNGAADLNAKVFIASGLTQLTQVSISLNNSSIASLVTGPPLSPFEMSADGRTLPEIGAKFLRRRGQKLKRLRPLGKQIVHLQDSVLGAFSRFPNKGLSIGAYDRLIMKAFKPQWWRSKSIIQVESDGTITILPGALASNTGGSLTTDESLATDAAITTDAAITTDAAASINALATTSDSEEKVVLAANQFTLRDWNFSLFAGLAMQKYMSTLVSNQTPFDKFQAGDVNALTTQEKNGLTLFVNSTATGGANCNVCHSIPEFTMGSVRRTAGIASTDSGNPLINNFANGFIPNYGVRPGSEDPGAGNFTTSRFKIPGLRNIALSAPYMHNGGMATLEQVVDFYNRGRGDDGGAGVAPLNLNTQQKADLVAFMRTGLTDQRVLLEKAPFDHPQLFIPNGHPGNQFSVTPSGNTNGTPTATDQLVEIPAVGSNGITTPRPNFLD; encoded by the coding sequence ATGGTGCATTCAAGTGGCACATTAGCAATCTTGCTGATGATGTTTGTGATGCTTTTTTGGATTTTTTTAGCGTTTAAATCCAGAAAATTATCAAGATATTCACGCCCTCTGACAATTTTCCTCATAGTTTCACTAGCGATCGCTAGTGGAGGTGTCGTATCAGCACAATTAACCCAAAACCCGGCTCCCTTAAATGCCATAACTAGTCTTCCACCAGCTACAGTTGGAGATCCTACCCCAGCAAACCCACCACTCCTGACAGCAGTAGCTGAACCAAGTAATCTTGGAGACTTTGTTCGAGACAACACAGCCCTACTCCAGCTAGGAAAAGCCTTATTCTGGGATATGCAGCTTGGTAGTGATGGCATTCAGTCCTGTGCTAGTTGTCACTTTCATGCCGGAGCAGATAATAGATCAAAGAATCAAATCAGTCCTGGCCTTTTGGCATCACTGAAAGATATAACTTTCCAGGTTGGTGGTAGCCCAAACTATCAACTCACAGCAGCAGATTTTCCATTCCACAAACTTGCAGATCCTAATGATCGAACTAGTACAGTTCTTTCTGATGTTAACGATGTTGCTTCTTCCCAAGGCGTATTTAATAGTGTTCTTGTAGCAACTATTCCGGGTCAAGCAGTTGATAATGTTATATCTACGCCCGATCCAGATGGTTTTCAAATCAATGGCATCAATGTACGCCGAGTTGAGCCACGCAACGCCCCAACAGTAGTTAATGCCATCTTCAACAAACTCCAGTTTTGGGATGGTCGTGCTAAAGAAACCTTCAATGGGGTAAATGGAAATGGAGCAGCAGACCTGAATGCTAAAGTTTTCATAGCTTCAGGACTAACCCAACTAACTCAAGTTTCCATTTCGCTCAATAATTCATCTATAGCTTCCTTAGTAACTGGGCCACCATTGAGTCCATTTGAGATGTCTGCGGATGGCCGGACTTTACCGGAAATCGGTGCTAAGTTTTTGCGAAGAAGAGGTCAGAAACTCAAACGTCTCAGACCATTGGGTAAACAAATTGTACATCTGCAAGACAGTGTTTTAGGAGCTTTTAGTCGATTCCCCAATAAAGGTCTGTCAATCGGAGCTTATGACAGACTGATTATGAAAGCCTTTAAGCCGCAATGGTGGAGATCAAAGTCTATCATTCAAGTTGAGAGTGATGGTACAATAACGATCCTCCCCGGAGCGTTAGCTAGTAATACTGGCGGGTCTCTCACCACTGATGAATCTCTTGCTACTGATGCAGCTATCACAACTGATGCGGCTATCACGACCGATGCAGCTGCGAGTATTAATGCTTTGGCTACTACTTCTGATAGTGAAGAAAAAGTGGTTTTAGCGGCAAATCAGTTTACGCTGAGGGACTGGAACTTCTCTTTATTTGCTGGATTAGCAATGCAAAAGTATATGTCTACTCTTGTATCTAACCAGACACCTTTTGATAAATTTCAGGCGGGAGATGTTAATGCTCTCACCACTCAAGAAAAAAACGGTCTAACTTTGTTTGTTAATAGTACGGCTACTGGTGGTGCAAATTGTAACGTTTGCCATTCGATTCCCGAATTCACTATGGGTTCTGTAAGAAGAACCGCAGGAATAGCTTCAACTGATTCCGGCAATCCGTTGATTAATAATTTTGCTAATGGCTTCATTCCTAACTACGGTGTCAGACCAGGTTCCGAAGACCCAGGCGCAGGAAACTTTACTACATCAAGATTTAAAATCCCAGGCCTCCGTAACATTGCCTTGTCAGCACCATATATGCACAACGGTGGTATGGCAACTCTAGAGCAAGTTGTTGACTTTTACAATCGTGGTCGAGGTGACGACGGTGGGGCTGGTGTAGCGCCATTGAACTTAAACACCCAGCAAAAAGCTGATTTGGTCGCTTTCATGAGAACCGGACTTACTGATCAGCGAGTCCTTCTGGAGAAAGCACCCTTTGACCATCCACAATTGTTCATCCCCAATGGACACCCAGGTAATCAATTTTCAGTGACTCCCAGTGGTAATACTAATGGAACTCCTACTGCTACAGATCAACTAGTGGAAATACCTGCTGTTGGTAGTAACGGTATTACTACTCCCCGTCCAAATTTCTTAGATTAA
- a CDS encoding serine/threonine protein kinase produces MISTQVSIPGYVVGEQLYDGSRTVVYRAVRETDNLPVVIKLLKNPYPSFGELVQFRNQYTIAKNLNNPGIIQTYSLKSFQNGYILVMEDFGGVSLKDYFVKNCVASLSEFLQVAIALCNTLDILYHERIIHKDIKPSNILINPETKQVKLIDFSIASLLPRETQLSLIPMF; encoded by the coding sequence ATGATTAGCACTCAAGTCAGTATTCCTGGGTATGTAGTCGGCGAACAACTCTATGATGGTTCGAGAACTGTAGTTTACCGAGCAGTTCGAGAAACTGACAATTTACCTGTAGTAATCAAACTGCTGAAAAATCCTTATCCGAGCTTTGGAGAACTTGTACAATTCCGCAATCAGTATACTATTGCTAAAAATCTCAACAATCCCGGAATCATCCAAACCTATAGCCTGAAATCATTCCAAAATGGCTATATTTTAGTGATGGAAGACTTTGGGGGAGTTTCCCTCAAAGATTATTTTGTTAAAAATTGTGTAGCTTCGCTAAGTGAGTTTTTACAAGTGGCGATCGCACTCTGTAACACCTTAGATATACTCTACCACGAGCGGATTATTCATAAAGATATTAAACCTAGCAACATATTAATTAATCCTGAAACCAAGCAAGTTAAATTAATCGACTTCAGCATAGCATCTTTACTGCCTAGAGAAACCCAACTCTCGTTAATCCCAATGTTTTAG